A stretch of Paenibacillus mucilaginosus 3016 DNA encodes these proteins:
- a CDS encoding cation diffusion facilitator family transporter encodes METYDSLKEGERGAWVSIAAYILLSIFKISMGYMTGSEALTADGINNTTDIIVSVAVLAGLRISRKPPDEDHRYGHMRAETIASLVASFIMALAGLQVMIQAGRSFLNGQHEAPDLLAAWIALGCAAIMWGVYTYNRRLAKRINNQSLMAAAYDNRSDALVSVGAAAGIIGARFGFPVLDAVAALAVGVVILKTAWEVFSDASHALTDGFDDQKLEVFQQTVESTPGVKRIKDIRARVHGSHVLLDVVVEVSAELSVGESHDISDEIERRMADEHHISNVHVHIEPYSDSERERQQMT; translated from the coding sequence GTGGAAACCTATGATTCTTTGAAAGAAGGCGAGAGGGGCGCATGGGTCAGCATTGCCGCTTATATTCTCTTGTCCATTTTCAAAATCAGCATGGGCTATATGACCGGTTCTGAAGCTCTCACGGCGGATGGAATCAACAATACGACGGACATTATTGTATCGGTGGCCGTACTCGCCGGACTGCGGATTTCCCGTAAGCCCCCGGACGAGGACCACCGCTATGGACATATGCGGGCGGAGACGATCGCTTCGCTCGTGGCATCCTTTATTATGGCGCTTGCCGGGCTGCAGGTGATGATCCAGGCGGGCCGCAGCTTCCTTAACGGCCAGCATGAGGCTCCGGATCTGCTGGCGGCCTGGATCGCGCTCGGGTGTGCCGCTATCATGTGGGGCGTGTACACCTATAACCGCAGACTGGCGAAACGCATCAACAACCAGTCGCTGATGGCTGCAGCTTATGATAACCGGTCGGATGCCCTCGTCAGCGTGGGGGCCGCGGCCGGGATTATCGGTGCCCGGTTCGGCTTCCCGGTGCTGGATGCGGTAGCCGCCCTGGCTGTAGGCGTGGTCATCCTGAAGACCGCCTGGGAAGTCTTCTCAGACGCATCGCATGCGCTGACCGACGGATTCGATGACCAGAAGCTGGAGGTCTTCCAGCAGACCGTTGAGTCCACCCCGGGCGTGAAGCGGATCAAAGACATCCGCGCCCGCGTTCACGGCAGCCATGTGCTGCTTGATGTGGTCGTAGAGGTCAGTGCGGAGCTGTCGGTGGGCGAGAGCCACGATATCAGCGACGAGATCGAAAGGCGCATGGCGGACGAGCATCACATCAGCAATGTGCATGTGCATATCGAGCCGTATTCCGACTCAGAGCGGGAACGGCAGCAGATGACCTAG
- a CDS encoding Ig-like domain-containing protein produces MTDLDGSYAKKEILALAEAGVVSGYEDGTFAPTQGMTRAEMAKIIAKAMGLAEDPSYAEKFTDIAADSWYKGYVGALLKAGITQGTSETAFSPDSSVTREELVVFFVRAFGLEKAAEAYDGPSVFTDQASISPWALPHVHLAYGMGFIGGVASSDGTLRFDPRVQAERQALARLAYEYIGKKQDYVAKAKELVAAGQQPGKDAPKAEDPAPVSTASAGGSAAAGGGGGGGGSSSSKKTERALEQALASLAIGFASGDSEQNVRNPIALPATVVYKENGSKDKTVPVSWTSSNQDIVGADGMVNRPAAGQPDVQVVLTASVQKGSSKASRNYELTVKALTSPVPDPDPQPDPDPKPDPQPTGLIRSISGVHTEETRAAEGLQLVEFQVELSKQVEEASEIPHTIMLGDDTFQVLVWQEGEQRQQIPISFLDVYNREGTSVIVRLHEENNVGPAVQYGQKYTVELRAGNGEVAGSKFFQIGLQPTEVKVEDHDETPGVDGRDFSVTWSPSAWEEAELQQVYILPVETELDRSKHRAVAEFRDRTSHSWTGSVNTADSAGQALALKEYAIVVVSSTADAESSEAVTFVPDGIITAQPAVETKVYNNGGELLGRGEPNTFVYLKDNRGRLVGDAKADGSGRFKILLPTFFMGEEGAVLTVSAKSAGKLESTGVSVPVVAGTKSVISGLQAQIYEDGGAIHIPREFRGSVRVSAGDGTVLAEEFIYDYEYSPFTIMLNQPWQTAKLNAGERIAVRVQEYRKSPSDPVYFEVKPLEGVTNKPVVTGTVYNALSRIELEVEDYSAAISLRRSNGSLLWHGFRGGYDSLSINGLLLIPGEHISLTADEFGKAESEPVILEVMTGERTKLDSVTGIVYEDGGTFTGSFSSDSEVTYRVKKWDGTFVTAVTNVSGPDTSSANFKGTYTVGEQVFVTARSKGQQASKELALIVQKGSDTKTAVPVVDNVYGTAYEVSGMAEPNAYVKVTRPDGTIFEGFASIHGYFYIPLNDALAVAGETLKVTADAPGKLESDIQEITVLNALQTPVPTVTVSVYNGVVSKLHVVSKPNAFVWVIDENGSQVAGNMADGNGISDIVLGEYPSGNKLYVKALYYGWEESAPYVVDRGVTTPSSKPSVTGVVYTDGYLLEGTAGPNSWTQLFSGGTSIGETISDQEGRFELGHNGNDWLYAGEVVQVTSQEPYRSVSPPVEFVVQPEQGKTEAPTVIGDVYENTNWLSVQTVRGALVILRDNEGKVISQNYADFEGRADLRFYPWIRQGNTFKLTSDAIGRTVSDAVVVNVIPPPPTTKPYAVTSAVYVDGGEVRGYTEAYAAVELKRTDGSVIARGSASYDGSFFLRTQPLQLANGEILALIAKAWDKSVSEAYSVTVQGIVYGQTAQPSVSGAVYETVGNLRIEAGPRQWVRAYSESEGQLFWEWTGDYPYWYRYINLTNQKVGTKVYVYADAFGQTESEPVVYTVQPSPQTAKPSVIGSVYATSNSITVSLSDYPGDSTYIRIKRADGQLVASNWAYSSTAQLSPWHTLIEGEILYVTAQDTFKKESDPFLVTVQAAPMTVTPSVYGSVYEDGGVITGTAAKYASVRVFTGDNSYITTGYADYWGSYRIDLTSYTFNPGAVLWVEAQASGYKPSYRVYLNVLPVAGQTAAPTVNGTVYQSDSYALSGYAAPYSKITVTREDGASFTAWSGEYGNFWAYYPSSYNWLHGASELKITADTYGKLVSEPLIVPVVSKKTPAPGVAVSVYGSTYTLSGYMHQLTILRISDGYGLDLTSVEVGSFTWDIPAYMIQGNRLMLTGQWNNYSVSDVVYLTLPYNSSAVGGNVYGGGSSVSGSVYGFSTGGSTASSTSSPAPADAAYQAFAAAAAVLPQRRAA; encoded by the coding sequence TTGACCGATCTGGACGGCTCATATGCGAAGAAGGAGATACTGGCGCTTGCCGAGGCCGGCGTGGTTTCCGGTTATGAGGATGGGACATTCGCTCCGACCCAAGGTATGACCCGGGCGGAAATGGCCAAAATCATTGCGAAAGCCATGGGCTTGGCGGAAGATCCATCCTACGCGGAGAAGTTCACCGATATTGCCGCTGACAGCTGGTATAAGGGATATGTGGGCGCCCTCTTGAAGGCAGGCATTACGCAGGGAACGTCCGAGACAGCTTTTAGTCCGGACAGCTCGGTTACCCGGGAAGAGCTTGTCGTCTTTTTTGTCAGGGCTTTCGGGCTTGAGAAGGCTGCAGAGGCCTATGACGGTCCAAGTGTCTTCACCGATCAAGCGTCGATTTCCCCTTGGGCGCTGCCGCATGTTCACTTGGCTTACGGCATGGGCTTTATCGGAGGAGTCGCGAGCAGCGACGGAACTCTTCGGTTTGATCCCCGTGTTCAGGCGGAGCGGCAGGCCTTGGCCCGCCTGGCCTACGAGTACATTGGCAAGAAGCAGGATTATGTAGCCAAGGCAAAGGAATTGGTCGCTGCAGGGCAGCAGCCGGGCAAAGATGCGCCGAAGGCAGAGGATCCTGCTCCCGTCAGCACGGCATCTGCAGGTGGAAGCGCCGCTGCAGGTGGTGGCGGAGGCGGAGGCGGCAGCTCGTCATCGAAGAAAACGGAGAGGGCTCTGGAGCAGGCACTCGCTTCACTGGCCATCGGCTTTGCGTCGGGGGACAGCGAGCAGAACGTCAGAAATCCGATTGCACTTCCCGCGACGGTTGTGTACAAAGAGAACGGCTCCAAGGACAAAACGGTGCCGGTAAGCTGGACCTCCAGCAATCAGGACATCGTCGGAGCGGACGGTATGGTGAATCGTCCGGCAGCGGGTCAGCCGGATGTTCAGGTGGTGCTGACCGCATCGGTGCAGAAGGGAAGCAGCAAGGCCTCCCGGAACTATGAACTGACGGTTAAAGCATTGACTTCGCCGGTACCGGATCCTGATCCGCAGCCGGATCCAGATCCTAAGCCCGATCCCCAGCCGACGGGGTTGATCCGTTCTATCAGCGGAGTCCATACGGAGGAAACAAGGGCTGCCGAAGGGCTGCAGTTGGTGGAGTTCCAGGTGGAGCTTTCCAAGCAGGTGGAAGAGGCCTCGGAAATACCACACACCATTATGCTGGGAGACGACACCTTCCAAGTGCTTGTTTGGCAGGAGGGTGAGCAGCGCCAGCAGATTCCTATTTCCTTCCTCGATGTATATAACAGAGAGGGAACTTCCGTTATCGTGCGGCTTCACGAAGAGAATAATGTCGGACCTGCAGTACAGTACGGGCAAAAGTATACGGTTGAGCTTCGTGCGGGTAACGGAGAAGTTGCGGGTTCAAAGTTCTTCCAGATTGGTCTGCAGCCTACAGAAGTCAAGGTGGAAGATCACGACGAAACCCCTGGTGTGGACGGGAGAGATTTCTCGGTTACCTGGAGTCCCTCGGCTTGGGAGGAGGCTGAACTGCAGCAGGTCTATATCCTTCCGGTGGAAACCGAACTGGACCGCAGCAAGCACAGAGCCGTTGCTGAGTTCAGGGACCGGACTTCGCATTCCTGGACCGGGAGTGTGAATACCGCAGACAGTGCCGGACAAGCTTTAGCTCTGAAGGAGTATGCCATTGTTGTCGTTTCCTCTACTGCGGATGCGGAATCTTCAGAGGCTGTTACTTTTGTGCCTGACGGGATTATCACCGCACAGCCTGCCGTCGAGACAAAGGTTTATAATAACGGTGGTGAACTGTTAGGTCGAGGTGAACCCAATACGTTCGTTTATCTTAAAGATAACCGAGGACGTTTGGTGGGGGACGCCAAGGCTGATGGGTCAGGCAGATTTAAAATCCTACTTCCTACTTTCTTTATGGGAGAGGAAGGAGCGGTGCTAACCGTATCGGCCAAGAGCGCAGGAAAGCTTGAAAGTACGGGGGTATCCGTTCCTGTGGTAGCCGGTACTAAATCGGTGATCTCGGGGCTTCAAGCGCAGATCTATGAAGACGGAGGGGCGATTCACATCCCCCGGGAATTCAGGGGAAGTGTGAGAGTTTCTGCCGGTGACGGTACGGTATTGGCGGAAGAGTTTATTTACGATTATGAATACAGCCCTTTTACTATTATGCTGAACCAACCATGGCAGACAGCTAAGCTGAATGCAGGGGAAAGGATTGCCGTCAGAGTACAGGAATACCGCAAAAGTCCTAGTGATCCTGTGTACTTTGAAGTCAAGCCGCTCGAGGGGGTGACAAACAAGCCGGTTGTCACAGGCACCGTATATAATGCTCTGAGCCGGATTGAGCTGGAGGTGGAAGATTACTCTGCAGCGATCTCCCTTAGACGCAGTAACGGTTCCCTGCTTTGGCATGGATTTAGGGGAGGGTACGATTCCCTGTCAATTAATGGCCTGCTGTTGATCCCTGGAGAACATATCTCTCTTACAGCGGATGAGTTTGGCAAGGCAGAAAGTGAACCGGTTATTCTTGAGGTAATGACGGGTGAACGAACCAAGCTCGATTCGGTTACTGGGATTGTTTATGAAGACGGTGGAACCTTTACCGGATCTTTTTCCTCGGATTCGGAAGTAACCTACAGAGTGAAAAAGTGGGATGGCACCTTTGTAACGGCTGTCACGAACGTCAGCGGTCCGGACACTTCCTCGGCAAACTTTAAGGGGACCTACACAGTAGGGGAACAAGTATTTGTTACCGCACGTTCTAAAGGCCAACAGGCAAGTAAAGAACTGGCGCTTATCGTGCAGAAAGGTTCCGATACGAAAACCGCCGTGCCTGTAGTTGACAATGTTTATGGCACTGCATATGAGGTCAGCGGCATGGCTGAACCGAATGCTTACGTCAAAGTAACCCGACCTGACGGAACGATCTTTGAAGGATTTGCTTCCATACATGGATACTTCTACATTCCTTTGAATGATGCATTGGCCGTGGCCGGCGAGACCTTGAAAGTTACTGCAGATGCTCCAGGGAAGCTGGAGAGCGATATTCAAGAAATTACAGTTCTAAACGCGCTTCAGACTCCGGTGCCGACAGTGACCGTATCTGTATACAATGGCGTGGTGAGCAAGCTGCACGTAGTCAGCAAGCCGAATGCTTTTGTATGGGTTATAGATGAAAATGGCAGCCAGGTTGCAGGAAATATGGCGGATGGCAATGGGATATCGGATATCGTATTGGGTGAATATCCGTCCGGCAATAAGCTGTATGTAAAAGCCTTGTATTACGGCTGGGAGGAAAGCGCTCCATATGTCGTGGATCGTGGAGTTACGACCCCATCTTCCAAGCCAAGTGTAACCGGAGTGGTATATACGGACGGTTATCTCTTGGAGGGAACAGCCGGGCCGAATTCCTGGACTCAGCTTTTCAGCGGAGGAACCTCCATTGGAGAAACCATTTCCGACCAGGAGGGCAGATTCGAGCTTGGACATAACGGCAATGACTGGTTGTACGCTGGTGAAGTGGTTCAGGTTACCTCTCAAGAGCCTTATAGATCCGTTAGTCCACCGGTTGAATTCGTTGTGCAGCCGGAACAAGGAAAAACAGAGGCTCCAACGGTAATTGGAGATGTGTATGAGAACACGAATTGGCTAAGTGTCCAGACGGTACGTGGCGCTCTTGTTATCCTTCGGGACAACGAGGGCAAAGTGATTTCCCAGAATTACGCTGATTTTGAGGGCCGAGCAGACTTAAGATTCTATCCGTGGATTCGCCAAGGAAATACATTCAAGCTTACCTCTGATGCAATTGGCCGTACAGTGAGTGATGCGGTAGTTGTGAACGTGATCCCACCTCCGCCGACAACAAAGCCATATGCGGTAACCTCTGCAGTTTATGTAGACGGAGGCGAGGTTCGCGGTTATACGGAAGCTTACGCAGCAGTAGAGTTGAAACGAACGGATGGCTCGGTGATTGCCCGAGGATCTGCGTCATATGACGGTTCGTTCTTCCTTCGTACCCAACCGCTTCAGTTGGCAAACGGGGAGATCTTGGCCCTCATTGCCAAGGCTTGGGATAAGAGTGTGAGTGAAGCTTACAGTGTTACAGTGCAAGGCATTGTTTATGGTCAAACGGCGCAGCCTTCGGTTAGCGGGGCAGTGTATGAGACGGTTGGTAACCTGCGCATTGAGGCTGGTCCACGACAGTGGGTTCGTGCTTACTCGGAGTCAGAGGGACAGTTATTTTGGGAGTGGACTGGGGATTATCCCTACTGGTACCGTTACATTAACTTAACTAATCAGAAGGTAGGGACGAAGGTGTACGTGTACGCTGACGCTTTTGGCCAGACGGAAAGTGAACCCGTCGTTTACACAGTGCAACCTTCACCGCAAACGGCCAAGCCTTCGGTAATAGGAAGCGTTTATGCAACGAGCAACTCGATTACCGTAAGTTTGTCGGATTACCCTGGAGACAGTACCTACATTCGAATCAAACGGGCAGATGGACAATTGGTTGCATCAAATTGGGCCTACTCATCTACTGCGCAGCTTTCTCCCTGGCACACATTAATTGAGGGTGAAATCCTGTATGTTACAGCACAGGACACTTTTAAGAAGGAAAGCGATCCTTTCCTGGTGACGGTACAAGCGGCGCCCATGACAGTTACACCGTCCGTATATGGTTCTGTGTATGAAGACGGTGGAGTGATTACCGGAACGGCGGCAAAGTACGCCTCTGTACGTGTCTTTACCGGGGATAACTCTTATATTACTACGGGGTATGCCGATTACTGGGGTTCCTACCGCATTGATTTGACTTCCTACACCTTCAATCCAGGTGCTGTCCTTTGGGTAGAAGCACAGGCATCCGGCTATAAGCCAAGCTACAGGGTTTACCTGAATGTCCTTCCGGTTGCGGGACAAACCGCTGCACCGACTGTGAATGGAACCGTGTACCAATCCGATTCGTATGCACTCAGCGGGTATGCAGCTCCTTACTCCAAGATTACGGTTACCCGGGAAGACGGAGCTTCCTTTACCGCCTGGTCTGGGGAGTACGGAAACTTCTGGGCTTACTATCCAAGCTCCTACAACTGGCTCCATGGCGCAAGTGAACTTAAGATTACAGCCGATACGTACGGTAAGCTGGTCAGCGAGCCATTGATTGTTCCGGTTGTATCGAAGAAGACACCTGCTCCAGGAGTAGCGGTAAGTGTTTACGGCTCGACTTACACCCTGTCGGGGTATATGCATCAGTTAACAATTCTGCGGATAAGTGACGGTTATGGCTTGGATTTGACGTCCGTGGAAGTTGGCAGCTTTACATGGGATATTCCAGCCTATATGATCCAAGGAAATCGTTTAATGCTGACAGGTCAATGGAACAACTACTCCGTCAGCGACGTGGTCTATCTGACACTTCCATACAACAGTTCCGCTGTCGGTGGAAATGTGTATGGTGGCGGCAGCTCTGTAAGCGGGTCGGTGTACGGGTTCTCGACAGGAGGAAGCACGGCTTCCTCTACGAGCAGCCCGGCTCCTGCCGATGCAGCTTATCAAGCGTTCGCAGCAGCGGCGGCTGTGCTTCCGCAAAGAAGAGCGGCTTAA
- the lplT gene encoding lysophospholipid transporter LplT yields MNRISSSVSRSLRSLYVSQFLSAFADNAVFFVILGVLSARGSANPEEGMLGVQLGFLLAYVVLAPFVGTFADKNRKSRVLLIGNLLKTAGTLLLFTSFPPAAAYALVGVGAVVFSPAKYGVLTDITGEDKAQLYRANGNLESYTILAILLGTVAGGWLASLAPALGITVCVLLYLASSVLTPLISCREGNPELRYGASAASFFREVRILFAEPKSRFSLVGTSAFWMTSSVLRITFLIWIAQYLGVQNQLLQSGIIGATGVGIVIGALLTPRLVRIEKFYRAYLFGFLMLAAILLALLPVHLVLTIILLLLIGILGGLFIIPMNTVLQDQGKNLVGSGKTIAIQNFSENLFMIGGVGLAKLLIAGGLNVSLTTAGIALVFGALVWYLKGMVPRLKQAV; encoded by the coding sequence ATGAACCGCATTTCTTCTTCCGTCTCCCGCTCCCTGCGCTCGCTGTACGTTTCCCAGTTTCTCAGCGCTTTTGCCGACAATGCCGTGTTCTTCGTGATTCTGGGCGTGCTCTCGGCCCGGGGTTCCGCGAATCCGGAAGAAGGCATGCTGGGCGTACAGCTCGGCTTCCTGCTGGCTTACGTGGTTCTGGCCCCGTTCGTCGGCACCTTCGCGGATAAGAACCGCAAGTCCCGCGTGCTCCTCATCGGCAACCTGCTCAAGACGGCCGGGACCCTGCTGCTCTTCACCTCTTTCCCTCCTGCCGCCGCCTATGCGCTGGTCGGAGTCGGCGCGGTCGTCTTCTCTCCCGCCAAGTACGGGGTGCTGACCGACATTACCGGGGAGGACAAAGCCCAGCTCTACCGCGCCAACGGCAACCTCGAGTCTTACACGATCCTGGCGATCCTGCTCGGCACCGTGGCCGGGGGCTGGCTCGCCTCCCTTGCCCCGGCGCTGGGGATTACGGTCTGTGTGCTGCTGTACCTTGCCTCTTCGGTGCTGACACCGCTGATCTCCTGCCGGGAAGGCAATCCGGAGCTGCGCTACGGCGCTTCCGCCGCTTCCTTCTTCCGCGAAGTGCGAATCCTGTTCGCGGAGCCGAAGTCCCGCTTCTCCCTGGTCGGCACCAGCGCCTTCTGGATGACCTCCTCGGTGCTGCGGATCACCTTCCTGATCTGGATCGCCCAATATCTCGGCGTGCAGAATCAGCTTCTGCAGTCGGGGATCATCGGGGCCACGGGCGTTGGCATCGTCATCGGCGCTCTGCTGACTCCGCGGCTTGTACGGATTGAGAAGTTTTACCGTGCTTACCTGTTCGGTTTCCTGATGCTGGCGGCGATTCTGCTCGCTCTTCTGCCGGTGCATCTCGTACTGACGATCATCCTGCTGCTGCTCATCGGTATCCTTGGCGGCTTGTTCATCATCCCGATGAATACGGTGCTTCAGGATCAGGGCAAAAACCTCGTCGGTTCCGGCAAAACCATCGCCATCCAGAACTTCAGCGAGAACCTCTTCATGATCGGGGGCGTCGGCCTCGCCAAGCTGCTCATCGCCGGCGGCTTGAACGTCTCGCTGACGACAGCCGGCATCGCGCTGGTGTTCGGCGCCCTGGTCTGGTACCTGAAAGGCATGGTACCGCGGCTGAAGCAGGCGGTGTAA
- a CDS encoding AMP-binding protein: MPVILWILKWCLTAAFRLKVKGLEKLDFSGPAILMPNHLSLLDAVLLALYLPKEVTFVVNTRIAARFAPFIRLRRHITVDPLNPYSVRRMVKVVAGGTPLLLFPEGRITTTGGLMKIYSGVGYIALRTGAALYPIALNGLERSKASYLGRKLRTVWFPAVSIDVGEPLRIEWDRSQSMRRQKEAAADRIGRALQEQLLRSRLKPEANLFDEVLEAGRRHGLGAAACEDPSGVLSYRKLLTGAYALSRGLAPLLQGQKTAAVLLPNASAGAVTLLALFRLGRTPALLNFSAGRQAVLDACETAEVRTVLTSRTFIEKAGLEAMAADLSSRVRVIYLEDLKASLGAVVKLGALLDLFLGRKAASGAGLPTVILFTSGSESKPKGVVLSHGNLYANVQQARASIDFTSSDSVFNALPLFHSFGLTAGTLLPLLTGMRVYLYPSPLHYKVIPELVYDRNATILFGTSTFLAAYGRTAHPYDFHALRYVVAGAEKLKDEVRTLWNDKFGIRILEGYGATETAPVLSLNTPLHYRKGTVGRFLPGIEYKLESVPGVPGGSLYVKGPNVMQGYLLHGKGFTPCPEWYGTGDIVELDGDGFVSIVARLKRFAKIGGEMISLNAVEQAAADCFGDETAAAVALPDPRKGERIVLFHTRPGAERARLSAYLADKGITSLLLPERLVCVASLPLLGSGKTDYASLQRMAAELARPGASGPQTHIPPKEA; the protein is encoded by the coding sequence ATGCCTGTCATCTTATGGATTCTCAAATGGTGTCTTACCGCAGCCTTCCGTCTCAAAGTCAAAGGGCTCGAGAAGCTCGACTTCTCCGGCCCGGCGATCCTGATGCCGAACCATCTCTCGCTGCTGGACGCCGTGCTGCTCGCCCTCTATCTGCCGAAGGAAGTGACCTTCGTCGTCAATACCCGGATCGCCGCGCGGTTCGCGCCGTTCATCCGGCTCCGCCGCCATATTACCGTCGATCCGCTGAACCCCTACTCCGTACGCCGAATGGTGAAGGTGGTCGCCGGCGGCACGCCGCTGCTGCTCTTCCCGGAAGGCCGGATTACGACGACCGGCGGCCTGATGAAAATCTACAGCGGGGTCGGCTATATCGCCCTGCGGACCGGAGCCGCCCTGTACCCGATCGCCTTGAACGGGCTGGAACGGTCCAAGGCTTCCTATCTGGGCCGCAAGCTGCGGACCGTCTGGTTCCCGGCCGTCTCCATCGATGTTGGCGAACCGCTGCGGATCGAATGGGACCGCAGCCAAAGCATGCGGCGGCAGAAGGAAGCCGCGGCCGACCGGATCGGGCGCGCCCTGCAGGAGCAGCTGCTGCGCAGCCGGCTGAAGCCGGAGGCGAACCTGTTCGACGAAGTGCTCGAAGCCGGCCGCCGGCATGGGCTTGGAGCTGCCGCCTGCGAGGATCCGTCCGGCGTGCTCTCCTACCGGAAGCTGCTGACCGGAGCTTACGCGCTGAGCCGCGGGCTTGCCCCCCTGCTGCAGGGACAAAAGACCGCAGCTGTACTGCTGCCGAACGCATCCGCTGGTGCCGTTACGCTGCTCGCCCTGTTTCGTCTCGGCCGGACGCCGGCGCTGCTCAACTTCTCGGCCGGACGCCAGGCCGTTCTGGATGCCTGCGAAACGGCCGAAGTCCGCACGGTGCTGACTTCGCGGACGTTCATCGAGAAGGCGGGCCTTGAAGCGATGGCAGCGGATCTCAGCAGCCGGGTGCGGGTCATCTACCTCGAGGACCTGAAAGCCTCCTTGGGAGCGGTCGTGAAGCTTGGGGCTCTGCTCGATCTCTTCCTCGGTAGAAAAGCTGCAAGCGGAGCCGGACTGCCCACGGTGATTCTGTTCACCTCCGGCAGCGAGAGCAAACCCAAGGGTGTCGTGCTCAGCCATGGCAATCTGTATGCCAATGTTCAGCAGGCCCGGGCGTCGATCGACTTTACCTCCTCCGATTCCGTGTTCAATGCGCTGCCGCTGTTCCACAGCTTCGGCCTGACGGCCGGCACGCTGCTTCCGCTCCTGACGGGGATGCGGGTCTACCTGTACCCGAGCCCGCTTCATTATAAAGTCATCCCGGAGCTGGTCTATGACCGCAACGCCACGATCCTGTTCGGCACTTCGACCTTCCTGGCCGCTTACGGCCGGACGGCTCATCCATACGACTTCCATGCCCTGCGCTACGTCGTAGCCGGAGCCGAAAAGCTGAAGGATGAGGTCCGTACGCTGTGGAACGACAAGTTCGGCATCCGGATTCTCGAGGGCTACGGTGCCACCGAGACCGCTCCCGTCCTGTCGCTGAACACGCCGCTGCATTACCGCAAAGGCACCGTGGGCCGGTTCCTCCCCGGCATCGAATACAAACTCGAATCCGTACCCGGCGTGCCGGGCGGAAGCCTGTACGTCAAAGGACCGAATGTCATGCAGGGATACCTGCTTCACGGCAAGGGCTTCACTCCCTGCCCCGAATGGTACGGTACGGGAGATATCGTAGAGCTCGACGGCGACGGGTTCGTGAGCATCGTCGCCCGGCTGAAGCGCTTCGCGAAGATCGGCGGCGAGATGATCTCGCTGAACGCCGTCGAGCAGGCCGCGGCCGACTGCTTCGGCGATGAAACCGCAGCCGCGGTCGCCCTGCCCGATCCCCGCAAGGGAGAGCGCATCGTGCTGTTCCACACCCGTCCGGGGGCAGAACGTGCTCGACTCTCCGCCTATCTAGCGGATAAAGGCATCACCTCACTGCTGCTCCCCGAACGGCTCGTCTGTGTCGCCTCCCTGCCGCTGCTCGGCAGCGGCAAGACCGACTACGCCTCGCTTCAGCGCATGGCGGCAGAGCTGGCCCGTCCGGGTGCTTCCGGACCGCAAACCCATATTCCACCGAAAGAAGCGTGA